The following proteins come from a genomic window of Streptomyces sp. Sge12:
- a CDS encoding DUF5999 family protein, producing the protein MCSHQPPCPTADSADHDAARIVASHPEQGWSLLCNGVVMFDDTGELLPDSRTVEPRRPALV; encoded by the coding sequence ATGTGCTCCCACCAGCCACCCTGCCCTACCGCCGACAGCGCCGATCACGACGCCGCCCGCATTGTGGCCTCTCACCCCGAACAGGGTTGGAGCCTGCTGTGCAACGGAGTCGTGATGTTCGACGACACCGGTGAACTGCTCCCCGACAGCCGCACGGTGGAACCCCGCCGCCCGGCACTGGTCTGA
- a CDS encoding SRPBCC family protein translates to MPAIRIVHRTSFSPVEAWPMLTDWERHGAQVPLTRTIIETAPPTHVGTIFTARTGVSRITFDDRMEVVVWRPPADGLPGLVRLEKRGRAVTGWAEIEIRPLATGGSEIHWREELRMRGLPRALDPAVAAAGRFLFGRALARLLRP, encoded by the coding sequence ATGCCCGCTATCCGGATCGTTCACCGCACGTCTTTCTCCCCGGTCGAGGCGTGGCCGATGCTCACAGACTGGGAGCGCCACGGCGCGCAGGTCCCGCTCACCCGGACGATCATCGAGACGGCTCCGCCGACGCATGTCGGAACGATCTTCACGGCCCGCACGGGCGTGAGCAGGATCACGTTCGACGACCGCATGGAGGTCGTCGTCTGGCGGCCCCCCGCGGACGGTTTGCCGGGATTGGTCCGGCTGGAGAAGCGCGGCCGGGCGGTGACGGGCTGGGCGGAGATCGAGATCCGCCCCCTCGCCACGGGCGGCTCGGAGATCCACTGGCGCGAGGAGCTGCGGATGCGCGGCCTCCCCCGCGCCCTGGACCCGGCGGTCGCGGCGGCGGGCCGGTTCCTCTTCGGCCGAGCCCTCGCCCGGCTGCTGCGGCCCTGA
- a CDS encoding acyl-CoA dehydrogenase family protein produces the protein MAEFTMELNDDQKQVRDWIHGFAADVMRPAAAEWDEREETPWPVIQEAAKVGIYSLDFYAQQFFDPTGLGIPMAMEELFWGDAGIALSIVGTGLAAIGVVANGTEEQIGTWIPQMYGTPDDVKVAAFCSSEPDAGSDVGSMRTRAVYDQARDEWVLNGTKTWATNGGIANVHIVVAVVDPELGTKGHASFIVPPNTPGLSQGQKFKKHGIRASHTAEVVLEDVRIPGSCLLGGKEKLDERLARAHERARSGGGERVKNAAMATFEASRPAVGAMAVGTARAAYEVALDYAKTRTQFGRPIIDNQGVAFQLADMRTRIDAARLLVWRASWMAVAGRPFESAEGSMSKLFASEVAKEVTAQAVQILGGNGFTREYPVERMHRDSAIYTIFEGTSEIQRLVIARTISGMPIR, from the coding sequence GCCGCCGCGGAATGGGACGAGCGCGAAGAGACTCCCTGGCCCGTCATCCAGGAGGCCGCCAAGGTCGGCATCTACTCGCTGGACTTCTACGCCCAGCAGTTCTTCGACCCGACCGGCCTCGGCATCCCGATGGCGATGGAGGAGCTCTTCTGGGGCGACGCGGGCATCGCGCTCTCCATCGTCGGCACGGGGCTCGCGGCCATCGGCGTCGTCGCCAACGGCACCGAGGAGCAGATCGGCACCTGGATCCCGCAGATGTACGGGACCCCGGACGACGTGAAGGTCGCCGCCTTCTGCTCCTCCGAGCCGGACGCGGGCTCCGACGTCGGCTCGATGCGCACCCGGGCGGTCTACGACCAGGCCAGGGACGAGTGGGTGCTCAACGGCACCAAGACCTGGGCCACCAACGGCGGTATCGCCAACGTGCACATCGTGGTCGCGGTCGTGGATCCCGAGCTGGGGACCAAGGGGCACGCCTCCTTCATCGTCCCGCCGAACACCCCCGGACTGTCCCAGGGCCAGAAGTTCAAGAAGCACGGCATCCGCGCCTCCCACACCGCCGAGGTGGTGCTGGAGGACGTACGGATCCCCGGCTCCTGCCTGCTCGGCGGCAAGGAGAAGCTGGACGAGCGCCTCGCGCGGGCCCACGAGCGGGCGCGCAGCGGTGGGGGCGAGCGGGTGAAGAACGCGGCCATGGCCACCTTCGAGGCCTCCCGGCCCGCGGTCGGCGCGATGGCCGTCGGTACGGCGCGCGCGGCGTACGAGGTCGCCCTCGACTACGCGAAGACCCGCACCCAGTTCGGCCGCCCGATCATCGACAACCAGGGCGTGGCCTTCCAGCTCGCCGACATGCGGACCCGGATCGACGCGGCCCGGCTGCTGGTGTGGCGGGCGTCCTGGATGGCCGTCGCGGGCCGGCCGTTCGAGTCGGCGGAGGGCTCGATGTCGAAGCTCTTCGCGAGCGAGGTCGCCAAGGAGGTCACCGCCCAGGCGGTCCAGATCCTCGGGGGCAACGGATTCACGCGCGAGTACCCCGTGGAGCGCATGCACCGCGACAGCGCCATCTACACGATCTTCGAGGGCACCAGTGAGATCCAGCGCCTCGTGATCGCGCGCACGATCTCCGGTATGCCGATCCGCTAG
- a CDS encoding LppU/SCO3897 family protein, protein MATPPQPPPPQGAGPYGPYTVPVPPQSGPPGPGGFGSPQPYGAYGTHPEPGRYGCRLCGAWPAAHATVRGHQGMVVLMRFLSLGGPFCRDCGLATYRRMSSDTLWQGWWGPLSLFITPVTLLMNLGPRASFRRLAPPAGGHRPALDPGRPLWRRPPALLLMTPVLLAVLAVPVLILLGIMIGDAKLTTGQCVRNEGSWSDQDLRTEPCASPRAEFRVTGGPGASDAPCAPGDYIADPKYGPDEFTTFCLTRLGRAQGAATAPAAPPSASSPA, encoded by the coding sequence GTGGCCACTCCGCCACAGCCCCCGCCCCCGCAGGGCGCCGGCCCGTACGGCCCCTACACCGTGCCCGTCCCGCCGCAGAGCGGTCCGCCCGGCCCAGGGGGGTTCGGCTCACCGCAGCCCTACGGCGCGTACGGCACGCACCCGGAGCCCGGCCGGTACGGCTGCCGGCTGTGCGGGGCCTGGCCGGCCGCGCACGCGACCGTACGCGGCCACCAGGGCATGGTCGTACTGATGCGGTTCCTGAGCCTGGGCGGGCCCTTCTGCCGCGACTGCGGGCTCGCCACCTACCGCCGGATGTCGTCAGACACCCTGTGGCAGGGCTGGTGGGGGCCGCTGTCCCTGTTCATCACGCCCGTGACCCTGCTGATGAACCTCGGCCCGCGGGCGTCCTTCCGCAGGCTCGCTCCCCCGGCGGGCGGCCACCGGCCCGCGCTCGACCCGGGCAGGCCGCTGTGGCGCCGGCCCCCGGCGCTGCTCCTGATGACGCCGGTGCTGCTCGCCGTGCTGGCCGTCCCGGTCCTCATCCTGCTCGGCATCATGATCGGCGACGCGAAGCTGACCACGGGCCAGTGCGTGCGCAACGAGGGCAGCTGGAGCGACCAGGACCTGCGGACCGAGCCCTGCGCCTCGCCCCGCGCCGAGTTCCGCGTCACGGGCGGGCCCGGCGCGTCCGATGCGCCCTGCGCCCCGGGCGACTACATCGCCGATCCCAAGTACGGCCCCGACGAGTTCACCACGTTCTGCCTCACCCGCCTGGGCCGGGCGCAGGGCGCGGCCACCGCACCCGCCGCCCCGCCCTCCGCGTCCTCCCCGGCCTAG
- a CDS encoding ATP-binding protein, producing the protein MFGEYSFNDNQADSADGDPGPDRRPVPGNLPPEPASFIGRERELTLLEDLLRERRLVTLTGVGGVGKSRLALRAVAAAGRSRPDGVWWTELSPLRDPSLLTATIAHTLGLADHSPRPPDEELCAWMADKELLLVLDTCEHLVAACRHLVGELLQSAPGLTVLVTSREPLDMPTEEVVEVRPLPCEGPDSDALALFRARALAAAPRAAAVFTDPARTAVAAEVCRRLDGIPLALELAGARMRLWTLEHMAERIGERFEVLSDARVALPHRHRHRTMRTTIGWSHELCEPLERLLWARLSVFTGDFDIAAARAVCSGGPLAAARVERVLAGLAAKSVVLRTEERGAGARYRMLDTIREYGQDWLDELGEVGIVTDRHAHWYAALSQAADQGWMGPGQVDWYRRIAAEHAQLRTALEHLLTADPTAALEMAGALWFYWFACGHVHEGRGFLERALRAAPRTGSAHNQAVWALGLTALLQGELEAAQRLGDTCSRDAARLADPERELRAAYLHAVSVLMPGDPVRALRLAGPRARAGHGGRTSGAGWLLCKLATGYALCDLRRFEEATEEARSLREACVELGDRWLRAYADYILAVAALGMGDHGEAARHVRAMLSGKRLLGDRFGIALGLDVLAAAVAGLGDGELAARLLGTGHAWWRTVGRPQMGGSPSLTALRDQGEQQARAAIGDTAYETAFLGGAAAPTG; encoded by the coding sequence GTGTTCGGTGAGTACTCGTTCAATGACAATCAGGCAGACTCCGCGGACGGCGATCCAGGACCGGACCGCCGCCCGGTGCCGGGCAACCTGCCGCCGGAACCTGCGAGCTTCATCGGTCGCGAGCGTGAACTCACGCTGCTCGAAGACCTGTTGCGCGAGCGAAGACTGGTCACCCTCACCGGGGTGGGGGGCGTCGGCAAGTCACGGCTCGCCCTGCGGGCCGTCGCCGCCGCCGGCCGGTCACGGCCCGACGGGGTGTGGTGGACGGAGCTGTCACCGCTGCGCGATCCGAGCCTGCTCACCGCCACCATCGCCCACACGCTCGGTCTCGCCGACCACTCCCCGCGCCCTCCCGACGAGGAGTTGTGCGCGTGGATGGCGGACAAGGAGCTCCTCCTCGTCCTGGACACCTGCGAGCACCTGGTGGCCGCCTGCCGCCACCTCGTCGGTGAACTCCTGCAGTCCGCACCGGGCCTGACGGTCCTGGTCACCTCCCGCGAGCCGCTCGACATGCCGACCGAGGAGGTCGTCGAGGTCCGGCCGCTGCCCTGCGAAGGACCCGACAGCGACGCCCTCGCCCTCTTCCGGGCCCGCGCGCTGGCGGCGGCCCCCCGGGCCGCCGCCGTCTTCACCGACCCCGCCCGGACCGCGGTGGCCGCCGAGGTGTGCCGGCGCCTGGACGGCATTCCGCTCGCGCTGGAACTCGCCGGCGCCCGGATGCGGTTGTGGACGCTGGAGCACATGGCCGAACGGATCGGCGAACGCTTCGAGGTGCTCTCCGACGCCCGGGTCGCCCTCCCGCACCGGCACCGGCACCGGACCATGCGCACCACCATCGGCTGGAGCCACGAACTGTGCGAGCCGCTGGAGCGGCTTCTGTGGGCCCGGCTCTCGGTCTTCACCGGCGACTTCGACATCGCGGCGGCGCGCGCGGTCTGTTCGGGCGGCCCGTTGGCCGCCGCCCGCGTGGAACGGGTGCTGGCGGGCCTGGCCGCCAAGTCCGTGGTCCTGCGCACCGAGGAACGCGGTGCCGGGGCCCGCTACCGGATGCTGGACACGATCCGCGAGTACGGGCAGGACTGGCTGGACGAGCTCGGCGAGGTGGGGATCGTCACCGACCGGCACGCCCACTGGTACGCGGCCCTCTCCCAGGCCGCCGACCAGGGCTGGATGGGCCCCGGGCAGGTGGACTGGTACCGCAGGATCGCCGCCGAGCACGCGCAGCTGCGTACCGCCCTGGAACACCTCCTCACCGCCGACCCGACGGCGGCGCTGGAGATGGCGGGGGCGCTGTGGTTCTACTGGTTCGCGTGCGGGCACGTGCACGAGGGCCGCGGCTTCCTGGAACGGGCCCTGCGGGCCGCTCCGCGTACCGGGAGCGCGCACAACCAGGCCGTGTGGGCCCTCGGGCTCACCGCGCTGCTCCAGGGCGAGTTGGAGGCGGCCCAGCGGCTCGGCGACACCTGCTCGCGGGACGCCGCCCGGCTCGCGGACCCGGAGCGGGAGTTGCGCGCGGCCTACCTGCACGCGGTCTCGGTCCTCATGCCCGGCGACCCGGTACGGGCCCTGCGGCTCGCCGGCCCACGGGCCCGGGCCGGCCACGGCGGGCGGACCAGCGGCGCCGGCTGGCTCCTGTGCAAGCTGGCCACCGGCTACGCCCTGTGCGACCTGAGGCGTTTCGAGGAGGCGACCGAGGAGGCGCGGTCCCTGCGGGAGGCCTGCGTGGAGCTGGGCGATCGCTGGCTGCGGGCGTACGCCGACTACATCCTGGCGGTGGCCGCGCTGGGCATGGGGGACCACGGGGAGGCCGCCCGGCACGTGAGGGCCATGCTCTCCGGGAAACGGCTGCTCGGCGACCGCTTCGGCATCGCGCTGGGCCTGGACGTGCTGGCCGCGGCGGTGGCCGGACTCGGCGACGGGGAGCTGGCGGCGCGGCTGCTGGGCACCGGGCACGCCTGGTGGCGCACGGTGGGCCGGCCGCAGATGGGCGGATCGCCCTCGCTGACCGCCCTGCGGGACCAGGGCGAGCAGCAGGCCCGCGCGGCGATCGGGGACACCGCGTACGAGACGGCGTTCCTGGGCGGCGCGGCTGCGCCCACCGGCTGA